The genomic DNA cgcgcatgtgtggttttttttgggggggggcatctTAACAGAAAGTTACTTCAGATTCTATGGGATCTGTTAAAAATGTAGAGGTCTAAAAGAACATTACACATCAACGTAAACAATATGTTACCACAGGTCAAATGTCACATATACTAATGGAGTATGGCACTTTAAGCTACGCTATATGGTATGTATAATGGGAGCAGGAGGGGTTTTAAAACAGCAGTTACTCTGCTAGAGCAGCCTCATCCTGATTATCCTGAGACATTTCTATCCTGAGAGGGTTCAGTTTTTGACACAGCACTGAGATATCTGCTGTTCCCTCTTGCACTTACTCTAGTACCATACCTGTCTTTCTTCAGCATCATAAGTAACATCCTGATATTCCTGGTCAAACCTCACTTCACATGCACTAAACCCCTTTAAGAAGGCTTTAGGGATTATCCTCTCTCCATGGTGACTGTAGAAGGCCCTCAGATTGGACTAAGATCACAGAGAAAGGCTGACATCATGATACTGACATCATGCAAATGAACTGCACATGCACAAGAATGAACCAGAGAATGGATATGACAGATCTCATATGGTCTCATTCTCCTGTACAAACACCTCAAATCAGCCTCCTAAGTCTACTgtcaacacattacacacatatgaAAGCACAGTTTTGTTCGTGTGCTTTTAAATAGTTTAAACAGAACCATCTCTCCATGTGATGCATGAAAAACGGATCTGATTGACCAGAGCGCGGGATTGGAGGAAAAGCAGCCCTACCAAACCGTGCAAAGAGCAATAATATCCGAGTtctgatcatttcattttcattctatATATAATATTGTGTATAGAATTGCTGTGATGTTATGTTGCTAATACAAATTTCCCATATTTTTCCCCTTAAATTAAGTGTCAATGCATTTGAAAGTTGGAAGCAATTTTCTAAAGGCTTTCACAAATGACTAACACAAACCTACTAAACTTAAATATATGACACACATCTTCAGATCACATTACAAACACTATACCTACAGCATTATCAATATTTGCATACAGCACAATGTAGTGATGCAATTTATAAGTGTCTCTGACTCGCAGAAGACTACAGATCTATTTGGATAACAGAATTTAATTGTGCCTTGCTGGTCTAAGGTTCTCGCTCCTTTCTGCCGAAAGATGTTATCAGGAACTTGGCAGTCTGGcactgtccatggtcctgacaAGTGTTTAAATTTTCTGAGCTTAGAAtaagagtgaggagagaacaggCCAGAACAAGAACTACGTGAGAGCCAAGCTCTGGTGACACCgcatgtcagtgtgttttcacGTATCAGGAGTTTCTCAGCAACAGCACAGGCCACTGAGGGATGTATTGTTCAGAAACTGAATTAAGAGCTCAAGCCTGGTCTTTCATCATATCCAAAACAGTCTCTCATTTGCCACTGTAGGAGGTCATACAGCGGGTAATCAAATAATCCATAACAAAGACCAGTGATGCACTTAAAAAGTATTTCCATTTTGGCAAGCTGTCTTTGACCATCTTCATCCTGcgcttattttttttcatttctttcagagGTGTAGGGTTCTCCGATATTTTATTAAGAATGTTCAGAAACATTAATCAGcagatgtgtttaaaatgtatttattggGCGATAAATAATTCAGATTCATTACAGTGATAGATGCAGACAAGATTATAGGCTTGTCAGTATTAAAACCATTTTATATCATGCATGTTTCATCAATCAGTTTCTCAAAATGATTCCCATGAGTGTCCTGACGTTTTCATTTCaagtaaaaacagagaaaaaacacacacacacacacacacacacacaaaaaagtgcaataaaggaaaaagacacacattacaaatattAAAATCAAGTGAACATCTTTATATCTGAACATATCAAAGAAACATGatcaaaaatatttcaatattctCTCTGAGATCCAAAACTTAACGGCTGAAACGGTtgcattctctttttttgtacagtTACGACCTTAGTCGTTATATCCTTAAAACACTGCCAGTTCAGTTCCTTCTCATTAACTCCTACACTGCAGCACTCGGAGGCAAACCTCAGAAATGAAAGACAGCCATTTGATTTATTATGTGATTTGAAACTCAACAGTCGACGGGAGggaacggaaaaaaaaaaaatccaagccGTGTTCTGTTCTATTCCCTTTGTTTTAGCAGCGACTGTACAACTGAGAGATGGATCAGTGAAGTTAAACCGCCtttgtagtttgtttttagTGTCTTTGACGTGAATATCCTCCAGGTGCCGCCGTGCGCATACTAAGACAGAGAAGGGAATTTCAGCTCTGTGATTTCAGAGTCTGGGGAGCTGCTGCCACTGCGGTCGCTGTACGTGTCACTGAGATGAAAGAAGAATACAAAGGTTTCCACGTCTTCAAATATTTTACCATTTATCCATTTATAAGCATTTTCAATACCAGGTCTGAACTGAGGTTAAAAGATCAAAGTAAAGGAGGCTATAGAGATTAGAAAGCTTGACAGATATGACACTTCACCGGAGAATAAAGGATTTGATCAACCATTACTTCTGTGGTACTACTTTGTCAGTTTGAGACCACATCAGCATTTGTCTGGAAAGTTTTTGTTCCAGGAGCTAGCACCGAGTGCTTAAGTTAATCCATCACAGCTCAGCTGGAAaagcataaaatatatataaaaaaacaaagactgaaatgtTACCGTGGCGACAGCCGACATCCTTTCAGTAGGTAGCTTTGAAGTTTTCCCGCTGCGGCCAGAAGGAGGCCAAAGTAAGGTGGTGATGGTTTGATTGGACGGGATGTGAATTCTGGATGGTACTGAACTCCGACAAAGTAAGCATGGTCTGCCGCAGCAcagagatgaaacaaacaaacaaaaaatatgtgCATTAGGTTTTTGATGACTGATTCCTGTCAGGCAGGTAAGGGACGAGGGATATTCACTTACCATCAAGCTCAATGacttccattctctctccttctgtatcCTGACCCACAAAGTGAAGCCCCTTCTCCTCAAAGTGGTGCTTCAAGTCTGGATTCACCTAGACAAAAATCCGTgtaccaaagacaaaaaaaccctaaaaatcGTTGTATAAAATCGACTTCAACGTGTTTTGCGTGCGCTGTAGCTCCTACAATCTAATTTCAGTGAATCTGCTTGTGATTTGTACCTCAAATCgatgtctgtgtctttcatCCACATATTCAGCATCTCCATACAGTTTTCCTACAGTAACAGATACTGGCAGTCAAAACTCCACGCATATACAATGTCAGAATCTCATACACGTAAACAAGTCACACTGGGCAACTGAGGGGGAGCACAAGCGAGCAGGATCTCATTGCTCATTCCTGATTGGATAAGTTAGACATACTCAGAATGCTGCTGTTGCTTTTGAACATGGTTCTTCTCTTTCCCAGCCTCATGGTCCCGCCCATCTGACCTGGATTATGTTCCGGCATGTCAATCACCTGAGACAAGCACACAGGCACATCAACTCTCTAAGAAGCACCCAgggacaaaaaaataaataaataaataaaaacctgaCAACGTTAAAAAATGCAGCAAAAGTAGGACACCTACCACTGGGTGCTGGGTCTCTGGATCAAATTCAGTGGAGTTGGCATCTGTCAGTTTGTCGGTGGAAGAGAGTTTGTTTATTTCGCAGATTTTAAGGCATTTTTCCTGACTGTGCTGAAATTATTTCTAAAGCGCTGAATACATTTTGTTGGGCCCTTAGCAATTTAAAACAGCTTAGCAACAGTAACTTTATCCGGTACTGTCAAACACGGGGAACGTTGTCGGGACTCACCTTGCCAGCCGAGAACATTCCGGGCAAATTCGCACACCGCCAGTTGCATGCCCAGACATACCCCTGTAAAAAGAGGCAAACAGCTGAGTTATTTGCTTGTTGACTATTATCAACATTGAAAGACTTGAGAATGTAATTGGTCTGTACCTAAAAATGGCTTTTTCTGCTTCCTAGCCCAACTAATGGCTTGAACTTTTCCTTCAGTTCCTCGCACACCAAATCCTCCAGGGACCAAAACTCCGCTGcaagcaaaaacagaacagtctcAAAAATGATAAGGCAAAGGGTGGCGAGCAAATAGAGAGGACGTTAAAGGCCGTCCATCATTCATATTTGTAAACTTAAAATAGATTTAAACAAGGCAAAGAAGACCTTTTTCTCAGTTATATACTTAGAGATACAATCACCCGATCATATAATGTACAAGATTTATCTGTATTCAACAGATTCAACAGATGGAATCTCCCACACAATTTAAACACTCTGTCACATGTTTACAGAAACGGTGGAGAACGTGATACAGCTCATTCTGCGGGATTGTAGTAGCTTGAAGATGTCTAGGGTTGCCAGGGATTGCGCAACGCCGGGTAGGTACAGTGTCCTGTGACACTCCTCCACGTACgaaaatacacactcactcagcacTGCAGAGCTTCTGCCATGCCTCATGGTACTTCACTGGCTCCTCCTGCAGCGTGTTGGGCTCCAGGTCTGCGGAATCTATATACtagacagggagaaagaaaaccTAACTGGGCACTATTCAACAAGGCTATTAAACAGTGACCTCATTTGATTTAGATCTACATATGCATTGGATTTACTTTGGTGAGACAACTTCTGAAATGAAGTTCAATTGTGTGCTGTAGCGATAATAAACATTAAAAGTCCAccctgaacacatacacacacaagcgtcagaattatttatttttgacatcCAAAAATTAGGTCATTAAGAGTGAACAGTGTCTCGGGAAGTAGCTATCACCACTTAACAAAGCTCCTCTCTTTTCTAGCGTTGGTAAAGTATAGTTAGCTAACATAGACCACTGAAGGAATGTCAATGGGATTAAAACACAGCGCTGgtgggaaacagaaaaaacatgtcTCCTACCTTAACCTCCAGCTTGTAGTTGATGGCAAGAGCAGAGTGCTCCAGGGCTTTAATGACTGACGCATAAGAGTCAGAGAACTTGGTGTATTTTCCCACTAAAGCAATGGAACAGTGTTCCAGAAGTCTGTCAGACCTGTggagagaaaagacataaaacagCTTCAAAGATATCGCTCTTTAGAAGTTCATTTCACAACTTTCCCCCGAAGGAGATGTATTAAATGTCTCAGTGCCCTGACGTAAACTGGCCCAACAAAGATAGAGAACCAACCTGTCAGACATTTCTTTCCACTTGGAGAGCATCTTACGGGGACGCATTTCCATAGGCAGGTTTAACCTGTGACAGAAGTATTCCACCATGCCCTGGTCCTCCAGTATAAGAGGAACTCTATAGATGGAGGAGACATCATGTACGCAGATAACCTGAAAAGAGCCACAAGACAGTCATATGGTGATTTGACCGGGCGTACCATTTTAAGTCCTCAACGTTTGAACACTTACTTGAGTATTATGTATTTCACATCACTGGCAAAAAACAAGTGATGGTATATTCACCTGCTCTGGCTCCACATGACAGAACATTGAGATCTTCTCTTTGACGGCATTGTCCAGTTTTGTGGAGCATCGGCAAACAATCTGAAAGACAAAGCAGGGAAGATCTATGAGGACGTTCCAGCGGAGAGGTTTTTAAATCTGAGACTTTGGAAACTGGTAGTGAAAACTGTACTGACCAGGTCAGGAGAAAGGCCCAGTCCACGGAGTTCTCGAACGCTATTCTGAGTGGGCTTGGTTTTCTGCTCACCTGTGGCACTGGGCTAAAAACAGCATACAACACAGTTCACATTAtacaacactgcacaaactaACAACATTAAACCCAACGATAATCCCAATGTTGtgatgacaaacaaaacaaagaacaggaCAAATACTTCCTGACCCTTGACTAGTGTTAATGCTTAAAACATTTGGGCGAGACGGAAAAATCCCTCATCTTCATAAGTTTAGAAACAGTATTCCGCAGTTTGGTTCGTTCAATTATGGGATATATACTGCAGCACAGCTCTTACCTGAGGAACAAGGCTGACGTGAATATTGCAGAAGTTTTCCCGTTTCACTTTGAATTGAAACTGTCTGAAGGCTTCGATAAAAGGCATGCTTTCAATGTCTCCAACTGTACCTCCAAGCTGTAGATACAAACATAGTGATACAGCACGAGTAAGTAAATATCTACAAAAGACCAATCAGCTGTCACCAATCTCAAGTCACTCAGTGTCACACATTACACTGAATCTGGGCCTGTATGACTGAGGTCATCAAGAATTGGATTCAAACCTCTTGCCATTCCTCCTCATTAGTCCTCAAAGAGTGACGCTTAGGCCACTATCCTCTATGAACCTGCTGACCCAGGATTGCTGGCTGCGTTCCAACTTTAAAAGGAGCaaagactaacacacacaatcagacagcATGAGATTCATACCTCAATAACGCAGACTTGCGGTTCCACGCCGTCATCATCCACTGAGACCTTAGCCTGACGCATAACCCACTCTTGAATGGCATCCGTAATATGTGGAACAACTGCAGGATGAGAGGGTCCAATATTATAAGACCTTGGTGACAGGTTTGGGTTTACATCACTGTATTGAAAAGAAGATctgatttttaacatttaaccaGCAAGCACGGTAAACTCACCCTGCACGGTCTTGCCGAGAtaatctcctctcctctccttgttGATAACAGACTGATAAATCTTTCCAGTTGTCAAATTGTTGTCCTTTGTAAGTCGTATATCCAGAAATCGTTCATAGTTTCCTAAATCCAGGTCTACTTCACCTCCATCATCAAGCACAAAGACCTCCCCTGTTACAACAAGAAAACATCGTTGAGTCTGGAGGTATGATAGTTGAGCAGCTATGTTCACTCCAAACATATGAGAACATACTTCTATGTACATAcctaattttatttaaaaacatgctttaattttggattttgtgaAGTACGAGGCATATTATCTTGCAGCTGTAGCTTTATTACTATAATAACAGGATCAGACATAGTGAGTAGTGACATTCACAACGCAGACTCTGTCCCTACTGAGGTGTTTAGTGTTTCTGGTTTAAAACAGTCTGACTTTCAGATCTCCTTTGAATTGTTATGGGAAAAACAAGAATGGTAACCAGTTTAGACAGACTTACCGTGTTCGTAAGGAGAGAAGGTACCAGCATCTATGTTGATGTAAGGATCAATTTTAATGGCAGTAACATGAAGGCCACAAGATTTAAGTATTGTCCCAACACTACTGGCAATGATTCCTTTGCCAATTCCTGATATGACACCCCCGGTGACAAGAATGTACTTCATTATTGCATTCAACCTAGgccagacaaaaacagacagcaacGAGTCACAAAGCAGTGCTTCTTTTCTGTTGTCTGAACTCCACATAGCTAATGGTCATCAACAATCCTTcaaggaagaaaaggaaaatacacCACTGGTATCTGACAAGCCTATAGAACATTTGACTTTTGTGGACGTGAAAACTGGAAATGTATGCAAAAGGAACCGGTATGAGAGGAATAGTAGGAAGAATATATTCTACATGATAACGttactgataatgatgataCTAGATGTAGAAAGAGAACAGATACAAAACTCGCACTGTATTTACACTAGCTATGAGGAAGTAACTTCCAAAGTGGCGGGAAACTGATATTTGAACAAGATGAACGGTGAACGAGATGACATTATTCTAGACACTATAGGGTGATGTTATCATTCATTTGTTAAGTAGCAACAGCTGCATGACATCCCCACAAGCTTAGTACACTCTGCTGATGTCCAATGTCGAAGTGACCGCATAGCTATCCAGCACTTGCTAATTTAGCTAGCTAAAGGTATCCCAGATAATGAAAACAAAGCTTTATTTGGGATTCAGCTGGTTAGTTGCTTAGTTTGTCAGTAAGTCGATTAATATCTTGAACATTAATAATATTCAGACATCAACAACATTACATAACAGCAACTGAATCAGGTGTTAACACTGCTGTCATGTGGAATGTGCGCGCGAATATGTGTGATATAGACGTCTTTGCATTTACCTTAACCGAAGTTACAGCGATGAAAAATACTTGCAAAGAGTGTGCGAAGACGCTATTTCTCTCAATTCATCGATCCAAGAGTCACGTTTGTCCGTCATCTGTCAGTGGTACACCAGTAATACACGTGTGGGCAAAGCTGACACTAGCCAGTCATGAGCACAGAAAGACAGCACTTACAGCGCATGCCAACAAATTCTTTAACAAAATGATGGACTTAATATGTCTGAACTCCTCTCCATTCTTTTCAATTCTCAGAAAAGACTGCGCACTCTTTTGAGGCTCATGAGTGTCCCGTATGTGAGCGTAGACTTTGACGTCATAACGTTTCGGGACTGTAAACAGTAAAGAGATATGCAACCCAGTTTGCCATGCTTTTAAACTAAGACAGTCACCAAAGACGAACAATTTCAAATTAATGTCGAATTACTACTATGCTCTTAAATTTCGGGAGGTTCCAGAGATTTTGTCATCCAAACAGTTGTAATTTAGTAGTCAGTCACTAGATGGCCACTAAGACTAGTTTAATCTTCTCAATGGTGTTTCTGAGGTTTCTCTCAGTACAGAATTAATCTGTAGACAACCCCGGCCAACGGtaaactgtctcactgtcagcACACTAATTTGGAGACAGAAGCCTTTAGAAATTAGCAACACTGAGAGAACAACTGAACGGATtagttggtgtttttttttgtttgtttggttttttttgtttgcttgtctgttGTGGTTTgtctggttggttggttggttttgcATTAAACTGATAGATTTAGGAAAATGGTTTCAGAAAACAGCTGAATTATTGTTAGATAGTGAGGCCAACTTTTACTCTTGAGCTCCAAAGCACACTTGGATTTATGTGAAGAATTCCACATGGAGATAATCATTCATCTGTAACTAAAAATAAGTTACCTTTTGGCAACAGTCACCACCTATCCATAAAACACTTAATATGAGCATGATGAAGACTTCAGTGAATTTCTAATCTCACGAAACTTTCACAGCTTTCCAAAATACTTT from Chanos chanos chromosome 8, fChaCha1.1, whole genome shotgun sequence includes the following:
- the ctps1b gene encoding CTP synthase 1b; the encoded protein is MKYILVTGGVISGIGKGIIASSVGTILKSCGLHVTAIKIDPYINIDAGTFSPYEHGEVFVLDDGGEVDLDLGNYERFLDIRLTKDNNLTTGKIYQSVINKERRGDYLGKTVQVVPHITDAIQEWVMRQAKVSVDDDGVEPQVCVIELGGTVGDIESMPFIEAFRQFQFKVKRENFCNIHVSLVPQPSATGEQKTKPTQNSVRELRGLGLSPDLIVCRCSTKLDNAVKEKISMFCHVEPEQVICVHDVSSIYRVPLILEDQGMVEYFCHRLNLPMEMRPRKMLSKWKEMSDRSDRLLEHCSIALVGKYTKFSDSYASVIKALEHSALAINYKLEVKYIDSADLEPNTLQEEPVKYHEAWQKLCSADGVLVPGGFGVRGTEGKVQAISWARKQKKPFLGVCLGMQLAVCEFARNVLGWQDANSTEFDPETQHPVVIDMPEHNPGQMGGTMRLGKRRTMFKSNSSILRKLYGDAEYVDERHRHRFEVNPDLKHHFEEKGLHFVGQDTEGERMEVIELDDHAYFVGVQYHPEFTSRPIKPSPPYFGLLLAAAGKLQSYLLKGCRLSPRDTYSDRSGSSSPDSEITELKFPSLS